From one Culex quinquefasciatus strain JHB chromosome 3, VPISU_Cqui_1.0_pri_paternal, whole genome shotgun sequence genomic stretch:
- the LOC6046358 gene encoding mitochondrial chaperone BCS1: MTITDYIGTLSDNPYFGAGFGLFGVGAGAALLRKGLQGALILFRRHYMITLEVPCRDKSYQWLLQWITQKGAKHTQHLSVETSFLQRDTGHVKTKYDFIPSIGTHIMRYGGTWIKVDRAREQHTLDLHMGVPWETVQLTAFGRDKNLYFRILEEARQLALKNTEGKTLMYSAMGSEWRQFGHPRNRRPLKSVVLDNGVSERILKDCREFMQNPGWYADRGIPYRRGYLLYGPPGCGKSSYITALAGEIECGICLLNLSERGLTDDRLNHLMNVAPQQSIILLEDIDAAFLSREDTKQQKAAFEGLNRVTFSGLLNCLDGVASTEARIVFMTTNYLDRLDPALIRPGRVDVKEYVGYCSRHQLEQMFMRFYTGEEATSNSKLFAENVLSYGKNVSPAQVQGYFMMHKTSDQQTVLANVASLWDNA; encoded by the exons ATGACCATCACGGACTATATCGGAACGCTGTCGGACAACCCGTACTTTGGGGCGGGCTTTGGCCTGTTCGGGGTCGGTGCCGGCGCAGCGCTCTTACGTAAGGGATTGCAGGGCGCGTTGATTCTGTTTCGGCGGCACTACATGATCACGCTGGAAGTTCCGTGCCGGGATAAATCGTACCAGTGGCTGCTGCAGTGGATTACGCAAAAGGGCGCCAAGCACACGCAGCATCTGAGCGTGGAGACGTCGTTCCTGCAGCGGGACACGGGCCACGTCAAGACCAAGTACGACTTTATCCCGTCGATTGGGACGCACATCATGCGCTACGGTGGAACCTGGATCAAGGTGGACCGCGCCCGGGAGCAGCACACGCTCGATCTGCACATGGGCGTGCCCTGGGAGACGGTCCAGCTGACGGCGTTCGGGAGGGACAAGAATTTGTACTTTCGGATCTTGGAGGAAG CGCGACAATTGGCGCTCAAAAACACCGAAGGCAAAACGCTAATGTACAGCGCGATGGGTTCCGAGTGGCGCCAGTTCGGACATCCCCGGAACCGCCGACCGCTCAAATCGGTCGTCCTCGATAACGGCGTGTCCGAGCGCATCCTCAAAGACTGTCGGGAGTTCATGCAGAACCCCGGATGGTACGCGGACCGTGGAATCCCGTACCGCCGGGGTTACCTGCTGTACGGTCCACCCGGGTGTGGCAAGTCCAGCTACATCACCGCCCTGGCCGGCGAGATCGAGTGTGGCATTTGTCTGCTGAACCTGTCCGAGCGCGGACTCACCGACGACCGGTTAAACCACCTGATGAACGTGGCCCCGCAGCAGTCGATCATCCTGCTCGAGGACATTGACGCGGCGTTCTTGTCCCGCGAGGACACCAAACAGCAAAAGGCCGCCTTCGAAGGCCTCAACCGTGTTACGTTCTCCGGGCTGCTAAACTGCCTCGACGGCGTCGCTTCCACCGAAGCCCGAATTGTGTTCATGACCACCAACTACCTGGATCGGCTCGATCCGGCCCTCATCCGGCCGGGTCGCGTCGACGTGAAGGAGTACGTCGGCTATTGCAGCCGGCACCAGCTCGAGCAGATGTTTATGCGGTTCTACACCGGCGAGGAGGCGACCTCGAACTCGAAACTGTTTGCCGAGAATGTGCTGAGCTACGGCAAGAACGTGAGCCCGGCGCAGGTTCAGGGCTACTTTATGATGCACAAGACGTCCGACCAGCAGACGGTGCTCGCAAACGTGGCAAGTCTGTGGGACAATGCGTGA